A window from Opitutia bacterium ISCC 52 encodes these proteins:
- a CDS encoding TonB-dependent receptor plug domain-containing protein: MNRITTYLKWPLAHLRLEYLFLVFGLTILPVAVQAQEDDDEDNTYELDPFSIEEGSDSGYYASTTLAGGRIQQSLKDTGAAVQVVTAEFMEDIGASDIEELLQYTTSSEVAGILGNFTGSDEGDSGAVSTGQARRDPDGTARIRGIAAPDRTRNFFVTDIPFNTYNTERVDINRGANSFLFGLGSPAGLLNNALSKARFVNSGELRVRISNGESHKLFNDNPSTQTSFKLNRVLIEDKLAIHVALLQDRQIYRQKPTYKDDDRVYGSMTFQPFGDSRTVLRAHFETGEIIGNAPDVLLPQENLSTYLDTPAIFDSVFTGRQGRTWNQEGPNNNARRGYRSLSEEEQAQYAAEGFWWPRGQGSPLTYRNIRWGAGAYGFIFDGTNGRDATISHTDQLQGAVFQRRRSNKNEVPNFFNEVANRDGGRFQGAAQGVYPGNLGEIKGAGWIDQGFINLDTFDFSRANIGWDNDFYAREFFNYNVSLEQTLWEGKAGFELVYNFEDIFRNSYTALNGGNSVITLDTNRALPLPEDINYIESGNYNPKPNPNFGRPVIMTKSGRRTNDDVREAVRFTGFFKHDFTDHVDGQLGKILGNHTLTILADNYLHKESVINYQYNSFGNPDPALHIGPANARQSANNARNVPNMVYIGPPQLNAASDGWDLSDFTLYPADYDLRGTLGRTFEKVAWNLGPDATPEAVAEDGGVYRRNGNEQFLIHEWGPLEVPTKNYRKQETTVESTAINTQSKFFDNILVTNLGYREDRVENWLNTEANLLGPDEISDLSRENWLPEDGQFTLTKESIFGYGGVLYVPQDWLPFKNVVDDITFHYNLSDNFIPQTERVDQYRRPVASPTGTSKDWGISAYLMDNKIVARLNWFESNMKNATSNQSGTFNRNMVRIFQWWGRINRDLFDTADEQPDGTWTIKPDVVADAIEIDPETGLDTEFGLPLEEAIAATWPNLEDASKGRVAFDPYLNDPLLNDAFNVRYLPDGDVNVQWAGTITDTQDVYAEGFEAEIILNPVDGWRISFNAAQQQVVQTNIAPRLTELVNDLWLPYIAEFGHLDWSAPLEAVNGATITDQVGDRLVEYFFQKGLEGIPTPEVREWRFNMVTNYQFREGFLKGFSVGGAIRWQDGISGGYPIEVVPFSDFGIDTNRVSGLNPTGGVVRPDPFNPYFTESEVSYDMSLGYRKKFGNIDWRTQINIRNLQNWSSNEVYILRYQPDGSPARARFQPPRTIMWTNTFRF; encoded by the coding sequence ATGAACAGAATAACTACGTACCTAAAGTGGCCATTGGCCCATTTGCGGCTCGAATACTTGTTTTTGGTATTCGGCCTGACGATTCTCCCAGTCGCAGTACAAGCGCAAGAGGATGACGATGAAGACAATACCTACGAGCTCGATCCATTTTCAATCGAAGAAGGAAGTGACTCAGGTTATTATGCGTCTACAACCTTAGCGGGTGGACGCATTCAACAAAGCCTGAAAGACACCGGCGCTGCCGTGCAGGTTGTCACAGCTGAATTCATGGAAGACATCGGTGCATCTGACATCGAAGAGCTTCTTCAATACACCACCAGTTCGGAAGTCGCCGGTATTCTCGGAAACTTCACCGGATCTGACGAAGGTGATTCAGGAGCTGTCAGCACCGGTCAGGCTCGCCGCGATCCCGATGGCACTGCCCGTATTCGTGGTATTGCTGCTCCGGATAGAACCCGTAACTTCTTCGTTACCGACATTCCATTTAACACCTATAATACTGAGCGTGTAGATATTAACCGTGGAGCGAACTCCTTCCTATTTGGCCTAGGTTCTCCTGCCGGTCTATTGAATAACGCTCTAAGCAAGGCTCGTTTCGTGAACTCTGGTGAACTTCGCGTTCGTATTTCAAATGGTGAATCTCACAAATTGTTTAACGACAATCCAAGCACGCAGACATCGTTCAAACTGAACCGCGTTCTGATTGAAGATAAACTGGCAATCCACGTCGCTCTCTTGCAAGACCGCCAAATCTACCGTCAGAAACCCACTTATAAAGATGATGACCGTGTTTATGGTTCCATGACCTTCCAACCATTTGGAGATAGCCGCACCGTTTTGCGCGCTCACTTCGAAACCGGTGAAATTATCGGTAATGCGCCGGACGTTCTACTTCCACAGGAAAACTTATCCACCTACCTGGATACGCCTGCCATCTTCGATTCCGTCTTCACTGGACGACAAGGTCGGACCTGGAACCAAGAAGGACCGAATAACAATGCTCGAAGAGGTTACCGTTCATTAAGTGAAGAAGAACAAGCCCAGTATGCAGCTGAAGGCTTCTGGTGGCCACGTGGACAAGGTTCTCCACTTACCTACAGAAACATCCGCTGGGGTGCCGGTGCTTATGGATTCATCTTCGATGGAACCAATGGACGCGACGCGACCATATCCCATACCGACCAACTCCAAGGTGCGGTATTCCAAAGACGCCGCAGCAACAAAAACGAAGTGCCCAACTTTTTCAACGAAGTGGCCAATCGTGACGGAGGCCGCTTCCAGGGAGCTGCCCAAGGCGTCTACCCCGGTAACTTGGGGGAAATCAAAGGAGCTGGTTGGATTGACCAAGGTTTCATCAATCTGGACACATTTGATTTCAGCCGTGCGAATATCGGATGGGACAATGACTTCTATGCCCGCGAGTTCTTCAACTACAATGTCTCTCTCGAGCAGACCTTGTGGGAAGGGAAAGCCGGTTTCGAGCTGGTCTACAACTTTGAGGATATTTTCCGCAACAGTTACACGGCGCTTAATGGTGGTAACTCGGTTATCACTCTAGACACGAATCGTGCGCTCCCATTACCAGAAGATATCAATTACATCGAGTCAGGGAACTATAACCCAAAACCCAATCCGAACTTTGGTCGCCCGGTTATTATGACCAAATCAGGAAGACGCACCAACGATGACGTGCGCGAAGCGGTTCGCTTTACCGGATTCTTCAAACACGACTTCACAGATCATGTTGATGGCCAATTGGGGAAAATCCTGGGTAACCACACGTTGACCATCCTGGCTGACAATTACCTGCACAAGGAATCAGTGATTAACTACCAATATAATTCCTTCGGTAATCCAGATCCCGCATTGCACATTGGTCCGGCCAACGCCCGTCAAAGTGCCAACAATGCTCGTAACGTGCCCAACATGGTTTATATTGGCCCTCCACAGTTGAACGCAGCTTCAGATGGTTGGGACCTATCAGACTTCACCCTTTATCCCGCTGACTACGACCTACGTGGAACGCTGGGCCGGACCTTCGAGAAAGTGGCCTGGAACCTCGGTCCTGATGCCACACCTGAGGCGGTTGCGGAGGATGGCGGTGTTTACCGCAGAAACGGGAACGAACAATTCCTGATCCACGAGTGGGGACCTTTGGAAGTTCCAACTAAGAATTACCGAAAACAAGAAACCACCGTTGAGTCTACAGCTATCAACACCCAATCCAAATTCTTTGATAACATCTTGGTTACTAACCTGGGTTACCGCGAAGACCGGGTTGAAAACTGGTTGAACACAGAAGCGAATCTTCTTGGTCCGGATGAAATCTCCGACCTCTCTAGGGAGAATTGGCTACCAGAGGATGGTCAATTCACGCTGACCAAGGAATCTATCTTCGGTTACGGTGGAGTGCTTTACGTTCCACAAGACTGGCTGCCCTTCAAGAACGTAGTGGATGACATCACCTTCCACTACAACTTGAGTGATAACTTCATTCCCCAAACCGAGCGGGTTGATCAATACCGCCGACCAGTAGCTTCGCCAACTGGAACCAGTAAAGACTGGGGAATCAGTGCCTACCTGATGGACAACAAGATTGTTGCTCGTTTGAATTGGTTTGAGTCGAACATGAAGAATGCCACCAGTAACCAGTCTGGTACCTTCAATCGGAACATGGTTCGTATCTTCCAGTGGTGGGGACGTATCAACCGCGACCTCTTTGACACTGCGGATGAACAACCCGACGGCACTTGGACCATCAAACCTGACGTGGTTGCTGATGCAATTGAGATCGATCCAGAAACCGGGCTCGACACCGAATTCGGACTTCCATTGGAAGAAGCAATCGCGGCAACTTGGCCGAATCTAGAAGATGCATCTAAAGGAAGAGTCGCGTTCGACCCATATCTTAATGATCCACTGCTCAATGACGCGTTCAACGTTCGCTACCTCCCTGACGGTGACGTCAACGTCCAGTGGGCTGGAACCATTACCGATACCCAAGATGTATACGCCGAAGGTTTTGAGGCAGAAATCATTCTCAACCCAGTAGACGGCTGGCGAATCTCATTCAATGCGGCTCAACAACAAGTGGTTCAAACCAACATCGCTCCTCGTTTGACCGAATTGGTGAATGACCTCTGGTTGCCATACATAGCAGAGTTCGGACACCTCGATTGGTCAGCTCCGCTCGAAGCGGTTAATGGCGCAACCATTACCGACCAAGTTGGCGACCGTCTGGTAGAATACTTCTTCCAAAAAGGACTCGAAGGTATTCCCACTCCAGAAGTTCGTGAGTGGAGATTTAACATGGTAACCAACTACCAGTTCCGCGAAGGCTTCCTGAAGGGATTCTCAGTAGGTGGTGCCATTCGTTGGCAGGATGGCATCTCTGGTGGATATCCAATCGAGGTTGTTCCATTCAGCGATTTCGGAATCGATACAAACCGTGTCTCTGGACTCAACCCAACCGGTGGCGTAGTGAGACCTGATCCGTTTAACCCATACTTCACAGAAAGCGAAGTTTCTTATGACATGTCATTGGGCTACCGCAAGAAGTTCGGCAATATCGATTGGAGAACTCAGATCAACATTCGTAACCTCCAAAACTGGAGCAGTAACGAAGTATACATACTGAGATACCAGCCGGATGGATCTCCCGCTCGCGCGAGATTCCAACCTCCTAGAACGATCATGTGGACCAACACATTCCGTTTCTAA